CATGCGGTTTCTCGGTTTCGATCCAGATCAGGTCGGCACCGTTCTGCAGGGAGGTCACACTGTCGAGTACGCAACGGGCTTCACCGGTACCCGGACGGAACTGGAACAGGTTGGAAGCCAGACGCTTGGGACGCAGCAGCTTGCCATCGCGGTTGATGATCACATCGCCATTTTTCAGGTCCGCTTCGGAAACTTCTTCGCAGTCCAGGAAGGAGTTGTACTGATCGCCCAGATCACCGGGCTCTTTGGTGACGGCGATCTGCTTGGTGAGGCCCGCGCCCAGGGAATCGGTACGCGCCACGATCACGCCATTGTCGACGCCCAGCTCAAGGAACGCATAACGCACCGCGCGGATCTTGGCCAGGAACTCCTCGTGGGGAACGGTCACTTTACCGTCCTGGTGACCGCACTGTTTCTCGTCGGAAACCTGGTTTTCGATCTGGATACAGCAGGCACCGGCTTCGATCATTTTCTTCGCCAGCAGGTAGGTGGCTTCTGCGTTACCGAAGCCGGCGTCGATATCGGCGATGATCGGCACTACGTGGGTGACGTGGTTGTCGATCTTATCGACAATGGCCTTCTCGGCGGCTTTATCACCGGCGTCACGGGCGGCGTCGAGCTCACGGAACAGTCCGCCCAGTTCGCGGGCATCTGCCTGGCGCAGGAAGGTGTACAGCTCTTCGATCAGATTCGCTACCGAAGTTTTCTCGTGCATGGACTGGTCGGGCAGGGGGCCGAACTCACTGCGCAGGGCGGCAACCATCCAGCCGGAGAGGTACAGGTAACGGCGGTCGGTTTTACCTTCGAAATGCTTTTTGATGGAAATCATCTTCTGCTGGCCGATAAAGCCGTGCCAGCAACCCAGAGATTGAGTGTATTTGGAGGTGTCTTTATCGTACGCCTCCATGTCCTTGCGCATGATGCCGGCGGTGTAGCGCGCAATATCCAGGCCGTTCTGGAATTTGTTCTGCAAACGCATACGGGCGACGGATTCCGGATTGATCGCATCCCATGTGCTGCCATTGGCATCACGGAGCTTTGCGGCTTTTTCGATTTCTTGAGCGTAAGTGGACATGGCTTGTTTCCTCGAAAGGTGACTGCGAAATGTGACTCAAAGTAGTTGTTGCGTATGCTAGGAGTGATGGCATAATTTGGCTAATTTATTGTTATTATTCTCGCTATCCAAATGGCGAATAACGAAAAATACCCGTGCGCCAAACCACTCTGTGAGCCCGACCCATGAATCTCGAAAGAGCCGATCTCAACCTGCTTGTCTATCTCGATGTCCTGCTCCGGGAGCGTAATGTGACCCGTGCTGCCAACCAACTTGGGCTGTCCCAGCCCGCCATGAGCAACGGACTCAAGCGCCTGCGGGAGCTGTTCGGAGACCCACTGCTGGTGCGCACGCGGGAGGGTATGATGCCCACCGAGC
The Microbulbifer celer DNA segment above includes these coding regions:
- a CDS encoding isocitrate lyase, producing the protein MSTYAQEIEKAAKLRDANGSTWDAINPESVARMRLQNKFQNGLDIARYTAGIMRKDMEAYDKDTSKYTQSLGCWHGFIGQQKMISIKKHFEGKTDRRYLYLSGWMVAALRSEFGPLPDQSMHEKTSVANLIEELYTFLRQADARELGGLFRELDAARDAGDKAAEKAIVDKIDNHVTHVVPIIADIDAGFGNAEATYLLAKKMIEAGACCIQIENQVSDEKQCGHQDGKVTVPHEEFLAKIRAVRYAFLELGVDNGVIVARTDSLGAGLTKQIAVTKEPGDLGDQYNSFLDCEEVSEADLKNGDVIINRDGKLLRPKRLASNLFQFRPGTGEARCVLDSVTSLQNGADLIWIETEKPHVRQIGGMMDEIRKQVPDAKLVYNNSPSFNWTLNFRQQVFDAWKEEGKDLSAYDRDSLMSAEYDDSELAKEADNKIRTFQADAAREAGIFHHLITLPTYHTAALSTDNLAKEYFGDKGMLGYVEGVQRKEIRQGIACVKHQNMAGSDMGDDHKEYFAGEAALKAAGKDNTMNQFS